One Bremerella sp. JC817 genomic window carries:
- a CDS encoding Ig-like domain-containing protein, with product MRFKRPKFKSSLGEQLEDRSMLSGTPLDLDLSAVPTQTVFAGETLSFNLSELGATVTEGEDGPRMVMYQLDPDGDERPEGMSMTFSGDFQWTPTAEQEGLYSVKIIAVENGQPSSADVEELLIDVRVGRPVVDLNGEDQEGIDYDAVFQVGHGPVSVVDSDLTVSDENDDMIQSAKVTLTNPMDSEAESLSINVEGTNITVEYADGSIILSGEDTAENYANALKSLTYNNTNLDADPASRLVEISVSDGEYESAVATSTIAVNHPPDLLPIADQAVEAGQSDEFIITATDPNEGDELFLLLDVETPDYVTLTQEPGSREATLSIAPGAEVEAGEYIIRVLAVDQYGLADAQSFVLTISEAANTVPTISPLEDQSIDQDTATDPMAFTIGDAETAAEELTVSVESDNTDLVDAASMVITGEGADRELVVTPLAGATGSATITISVSDGEETTIETFVLTVSEVVAENTPPVITTIDDQTIDQDSATDALAFTVSDAETAAEELVVSVESDNAALVDPTGIILTGDGAEKTLVVTPLAGATGSATITISVSDGEETSVETFVLTVNEVGVGNTAPTITSVDDQTIDQDTVTDPLVFTIGDAETAVEELVVSVESDNAELVDPTGIILTGDGTEKTLVVTPLAGATGSATITISVSDGEETSIETFVLTVNEVGVGNTAPTISSVEDQAIDQDTATDPLLFTIGDAETAAEELTVSVESDNAELVDPAGIIVTGEGADKTLIVTPLAGATGSATITISVSDGEETSVETFVLTVSEVGAENTVPTVTSVDDQTIDQDTATDPLVFTIGDAETAVEELVVSVESDNAELVDPTGIILTGDGADKTLVVTPLAGATGSATITISVSDGEETTVETFVLTVNEVVLGPTAEADSFGTDANTPLDVDASGVLTNDSGDALTVTEVNGDAANVGNVIEFDSGAIVVINADGSLSFDPADQYAGLAEGETAVETVSYTATDSSGASVSSDVEITVTGVNDAPVAGDDAFATQSDTALTLTVSGVLMNDTDADNGDVLSVSAVNGDAANVGTPIELESGALLTLNADGSMTFDPNGNFEDLAEPEVVNFTYTVTDALGLTSDATVTITVSAPSGAENQNAAPVNSVPGDQATDSVTPIVFDDANGNAISVSDADAGDALVEVTVSVDSGVLTLSNGFESDRHKLIGSIDQINSLLNGLIYTPNADFEGNATLTIVTDDLGNTGLGGSKVDADSILIAVSAAATGEAEESEGIDVIAEDMSEIDDLFHPCNIG from the coding sequence ATGCGATTCAAACGCCCCAAGTTCAAGTCTTCTCTCGGGGAACAATTGGAAGATCGCAGCATGTTGAGTGGAACTCCGCTGGACTTGGATTTGTCAGCGGTCCCCACGCAAACCGTATTCGCAGGCGAAACACTGAGCTTCAATCTCAGCGAGCTGGGCGCAACGGTTACGGAAGGGGAAGATGGGCCAAGGATGGTCATGTATCAGCTCGATCCCGATGGAGACGAGCGGCCTGAAGGGATGTCGATGACTTTCTCAGGCGATTTCCAGTGGACCCCAACTGCCGAGCAGGAAGGTCTGTACAGTGTTAAAATCATTGCCGTTGAAAACGGCCAGCCGTCCAGTGCCGACGTCGAAGAGCTGCTAATCGACGTTCGTGTTGGCCGACCGGTTGTCGACCTCAATGGCGAAGACCAGGAAGGAATCGATTACGATGCCGTCTTCCAGGTTGGTCACGGCCCGGTCAGTGTTGTCGATAGCGATCTGACGGTCTCAGACGAAAACGACGACATGATTCAGTCGGCCAAGGTGACGCTCACCAATCCGATGGATAGTGAAGCCGAGTCGCTTTCGATCAACGTGGAAGGCACCAATATCACCGTCGAATACGCGGATGGCTCGATCATCCTCTCCGGCGAAGATACTGCTGAAAACTACGCCAACGCCCTGAAGTCGCTGACCTACAACAACACGAATCTGGACGCGGATCCAGCCTCGCGTTTGGTTGAGATCTCGGTAAGCGACGGCGAATATGAAAGTGCGGTCGCTACCAGCACCATCGCGGTGAATCATCCTCCAGACCTTTTGCCAATTGCCGACCAGGCAGTGGAAGCAGGCCAGAGTGATGAATTCATTATCACCGCCACCGACCCGAACGAAGGGGACGAACTGTTCCTGCTGCTCGATGTCGAAACGCCTGACTATGTCACTCTGACCCAGGAACCAGGCAGTCGCGAAGCCACGCTTTCGATCGCCCCTGGCGCGGAAGTCGAAGCAGGCGAATACATCATTCGCGTTCTGGCTGTCGATCAATATGGCCTGGCCGATGCTCAGTCGTTCGTGCTGACCATTTCGGAAGCTGCGAACACGGTTCCTACCATTTCGCCGCTGGAAGACCAGTCGATCGATCAGGACACGGCTACAGATCCGATGGCATTCACCATTGGTGACGCTGAAACTGCTGCCGAAGAACTGACCGTTTCGGTTGAGTCGGACAACACCGACCTGGTCGACGCGGCCAGCATGGTGATCACCGGCGAAGGTGCCGATCGCGAATTGGTCGTCACGCCGCTGGCAGGTGCGACCGGTTCGGCCACGATCACGATCAGCGTGAGCGACGGCGAAGAAACGACGATCGAAACGTTCGTGTTGACGGTTTCGGAAGTTGTCGCCGAGAACACGCCGCCCGTGATCACGACGATCGACGATCAAACGATCGATCAAGATTCGGCGACCGATGCGCTGGCCTTCACCGTCAGCGATGCTGAAACGGCTGCCGAAGAGTTGGTCGTCAGTGTCGAGTCGGACAATGCCGCCCTGGTCGATCCGACCGGTATCATTCTGACCGGCGACGGTGCCGAAAAGACCTTGGTGGTCACGCCTCTGGCAGGTGCGACGGGTTCGGCCACGATCACCATCAGCGTGAGCGATGGCGAAGAAACCTCAGTCGAAACCTTCGTCCTGACTGTCAACGAAGTCGGTGTCGGTAACACCGCTCCTACGATCACTTCGGTCGATGACCAGACGATCGATCAGGACACCGTTACCGATCCGCTCGTCTTCACCATCGGTGATGCCGAAACGGCCGTCGAAGAACTAGTCGTCAGCGTCGAGTCGGACAATGCTGAATTGGTCGATCCGACCGGCATCATTCTGACCGGCGACGGTACCGAAAAGACCCTGGTCGTTACGCCTCTGGCAGGTGCGACGGGTTCGGCAACGATCACCATCAGCGTGAGCGACGGTGAAGAGACTTCGATCGAAACCTTCGTTCTGACTGTCAATGAAGTGGGCGTTGGCAACACCGCTCCAACCATCAGCTCGGTCGAAGATCAAGCGATTGATCAGGACACCGCGACCGATCCACTGCTGTTCACCATTGGTGACGCCGAAACCGCTGCCGAAGAATTGACGGTCTCCGTCGAATCGGACAACGCGGAACTGGTCGATCCAGCTGGGATCATCGTGACCGGTGAAGGTGCTGATAAGACCTTGATCGTCACGCCGCTGGCAGGTGCGACGGGTTCGGCCACCATCACCATCAGCGTGAGCGATGGCGAAGAGACTTCGGTCGAAACCTTCGTGCTGACCGTAAGTGAAGTCGGTGCCGAAAACACCGTTCCAACCGTGACCTCGGTCGACGATCAAACGATTGATCAAGACACCGCCACCGACCCGCTCGTCTTCACCATTGGTGACGCTGAAACGGCAGTGGAAGAACTGGTCGTCAGTGTCGAATCGGACAATGCCGAATTGGTCGATCCGACTGGTATCATTCTGACTGGCGACGGTGCCGATAAGACCTTGGTGGTCACGCCTCTGGCTGGGGCAACCGGTTCGGCTACCATCACCATCAGCGTGAGCGATGGCGAAGAGACCACGGTCGAAACGTTCGTCCTGACGGTGAACGAAGTTGTGTTGGGCCCAACGGCTGAAGCCGATAGCTTCGGTACCGACGCGAACACGCCATTGGACGTGGATGCGAGCGGTGTGTTGACCAACGACAGTGGCGATGCCCTGACGGTTACCGAAGTGAACGGCGATGCCGCGAACGTCGGTAACGTCATCGAATTCGATTCGGGTGCGATCGTTGTAATCAATGCCGACGGTAGCCTCAGCTTCGATCCAGCCGATCAGTACGCTGGTCTGGCCGAAGGGGAGACCGCGGTCGAAACGGTTTCGTACACCGCGACCGATAGCTCAGGTGCTTCGGTTTCTTCCGATGTCGAGATCACCGTCACTGGTGTGAACGACGCTCCTGTCGCGGGTGACGATGCCTTCGCTACCCAGTCCGACACGGCCCTGACGCTGACTGTCTCGGGCGTTCTGATGAACGATACCGATGCAGACAACGGCGACGTCTTGTCGGTCTCGGCCGTCAACGGTGACGCTGCTAACGTCGGTACGCCAATCGAACTCGAATCGGGTGCTCTGCTGACGCTGAATGCCGATGGCAGCATGACCTTCGATCCGAATGGCAACTTTGAAGACCTGGCGGAACCGGAAGTGGTGAACTTCACCTACACCGTGACTGATGCCCTTGGTTTGACCTCGGATGCTACTGTGACGATTACCGTCTCCGCTCCTAGCGGTGCCGAAAATCAGAACGCGGCCCCTGTGAACTCGGTTCCTGGCGATCAGGCTACCGATTCGGTCACCCCAATCGTCTTTGACGATGCCAACGGCAACGCCATCTCGGTGTCGGATGCCGATGCTGGGGACGCCCTGGTCGAAGTGACCGTCAGTGTCGATAGCGGTGTGCTCACCTTGTCGAACGGTTTCGAGAGCGACCGTCACAAGCTGATCGGTTCGATCGATCAGATCAACTCGTTGCTCAACGGTTTGATCTACACGCCGAATGCCGACTTTGAAGGGAATGCCACGCTGACCATCGTGACCGACGACCTGGGTAATACCGGTCTGGGCGGCTCGAAGGTCGACGCCGATAGCATCCTGATCGCTGTTTCCGCCGCCGCCACCGGCGAAGCGGAAGAATCGGAAGGAATTGACGTCATCGCCGAAGATATGTCGGAAATTGACGACCTGTTCCATCCTTGCAACATTGGCTAA
- a CDS encoding SDR family oxidoreductase, with product MSDFLKLAGKNVVVTGVANRKSVAWHIAKTLEEAGATVIYVVRSEARKESTAKLLADRQVLVCDVEHQDQIDRLRDELTATGQTIHGLVHSIAFADYSEGMKPFHETTKAQFLQAVDISCFSLVKLSNALKDMFDPDASVVTISISTTRMASENYGFMAPIKAALDSSLAFLTKSFSNFSRVRFNAVGPSLLKTSASAGIPGYVDAYLFAEQVIPRKAALTTQEAADVAVFLLSPRSSGIQAQNIAVDAGMSINYFDRDVIGGVLKEKQ from the coding sequence GTGTCTGATTTTCTGAAGCTGGCGGGCAAGAACGTTGTCGTCACTGGGGTCGCCAATCGCAAGAGCGTCGCCTGGCATATCGCCAAGACCCTGGAAGAAGCTGGGGCGACGGTTATTTATGTCGTCCGCAGCGAAGCCCGTAAGGAATCGACCGCCAAGCTGCTGGCCGATCGCCAGGTATTGGTTTGCGATGTCGAACATCAAGATCAGATCGATCGCCTGCGTGACGAACTGACGGCAACCGGGCAAACGATTCATGGCCTGGTGCATTCGATTGCATTCGCCGACTACTCTGAAGGGATGAAGCCGTTTCACGAAACGACCAAGGCCCAGTTTCTGCAAGCGGTCGATATTTCTTGCTTCTCGCTGGTGAAGCTTTCCAATGCGTTGAAAGACATGTTCGATCCCGACGCATCGGTGGTTACGATTTCGATCTCGACCACCCGGATGGCCAGCGAGAACTACGGTTTCATGGCGCCGATCAAAGCGGCGCTCGATTCTTCACTAGCGTTCCTGACGAAGAGCTTCAGCAACTTCTCGCGCGTTCGCTTCAATGCGGTCGGGCCAAGCTTGTTAAAGACGTCGGCCTCGGCGGGGATTCCTGGCTACGTCGATGCCTACCTGTTTGCGGAACAGGTCATCCCTCGCAAGGCGGCACTCACCACGCAAGAAGCCGCCGACGTGGCAGTCTTTCTGTTGAGTCCACGGTCTAGCGGCATTCAGGCCCAGAACATCGCTGTCGATGCTGGCATGAGCATCAACTACTTCGATCGCGATGTCATCGGCGGCGTGCTGAAAGAGAAGCAATAA
- a CDS encoding 3-hydroxyacyl-ACP dehydratase FabZ family protein, protein MTKVIIEDAIPHRGPMLLVDEVVEQTEDQIICRKTFTPDEYFFQGHYPDYPLVPGVILCEATMQAGAILLSKFVTEGGGVPVATRLNDVKFKKMVRPGDLIEMIVKLNERMADAFFMTGKVTVGGKLAMRFDFACTVAQIEES, encoded by the coding sequence ATGACGAAGGTTATCATCGAAGACGCGATTCCGCATCGCGGTCCTATGCTGCTGGTCGACGAAGTGGTCGAGCAGACCGAAGATCAAATCATCTGTCGCAAGACATTCACGCCTGACGAATATTTTTTTCAGGGCCATTACCCGGACTATCCGCTGGTTCCCGGGGTGATTCTGTGTGAAGCAACCATGCAGGCAGGCGCGATCTTGTTGTCCAAATTTGTGACCGAAGGTGGTGGCGTTCCCGTTGCTACGCGGCTGAACGACGTGAAGTTCAAGAAAATGGTGCGTCCCGGTGACCTCATCGAGATGATCGTCAAGTTGAATGAACGGATGGCGGACGCCTTCTTCATGACCGGCAAGGTAACCGTCGGTGGCAAGCTGGCCATGCGGTTCGATTTCGCATGCACCGTTGCCCAGATCGAAGAGTCGTAA